One Acidiferrobacter thiooxydans DNA window includes the following coding sequences:
- the dusB gene encoding tRNA dihydrouridine synthase DusB: MRIGPYTLKNTLFVAPMAGVTDRPFRILCRTLGAGMAVSEMVTSQSLLYGSEKTRRRANHEGEPEPKSVQIAGADPALLACAARHNVENGAQIIDINMGCPAKKVCNVMAGSALLRDPALVARLLTAVVSAVDVPVTLKIRTGWDRDHRNGVEIARLAESCGVALLAVHGRTRSCFFEGEAEYETIAAIKSAVRIPVIANGDIDSPEKARAVLEATGADGLMIGRAAQGRPWIFREIDHYLKTGERLAPPSRAELYAILMGHLETLYAFYGEHTGVRVARKHIGWYSKGLAGGAGFRRAVNQADSIEDQRRLLEAFFGRSPAGLAA; this comes from the coding sequence ATGCGCATCGGACCCTACACGCTCAAAAACACCTTGTTCGTAGCGCCCATGGCCGGGGTCACGGATCGCCCGTTCCGCATCCTGTGCCGGACGCTTGGGGCCGGCATGGCGGTGTCGGAGATGGTCACCTCGCAATCGCTGCTGTACGGGTCGGAAAAGACCCGTCGGCGGGCCAACCACGAGGGCGAACCCGAGCCCAAGTCGGTGCAGATCGCCGGCGCCGATCCCGCCCTGCTCGCCTGCGCCGCGCGCCACAACGTCGAAAACGGCGCCCAGATCATCGATATCAACATGGGTTGCCCGGCCAAGAAGGTCTGCAACGTCATGGCCGGCTCCGCGCTCCTGCGCGACCCGGCGCTGGTGGCGCGGTTGCTCACCGCCGTGGTGTCGGCGGTCGACGTCCCGGTCACCCTCAAGATCCGCACCGGATGGGATCGGGACCATCGCAACGGCGTGGAGATCGCGCGGCTCGCCGAGTCGTGCGGTGTGGCGCTGCTGGCCGTCCACGGGCGCACGCGCTCGTGCTTCTTCGAGGGCGAGGCCGAGTATGAGACAATCGCCGCCATCAAGTCCGCGGTACGCATCCCGGTGATCGCCAACGGCGATATCGACAGCCCCGAAAAGGCGCGCGCGGTACTCGAGGCCACCGGTGCTGACGGCCTCATGATCGGGCGCGCCGCCCAGGGGAGGCCCTGGATCTTTCGCGAGATCGACCACTACCTGAAGACCGGCGAGAGGCTGGCGCCGCCCTCCCGCGCCGAACTGTACGCGATCCTGATGGGCCACCTGGAGACGCTCTATGCATTCTACGGAGAACATACCGGGGTGCGCGTGGCGCGCAAGCACATCGGCTGGTACAGCAAGGGCCTGGCAGGCGGGGCCGGATTCCGGCGCGCCGTGAACCAGGCGGACTCGATCGAAGACCAAAGACGCCTCCTCGAGGCATTCTTCGGACGCTCGCCCGCAGGGCTTGCGGCATGA
- a CDS encoding ISNCY family transposase yields MRAAPDKRTGKNCVYTMEDAALAAFAVFTTQSPSFLAYQRTMEQTRGQSNAQTLFGMSQIPTDNCVRTMLDPVAPSHLFPLFTQIFEALNAGGHIDPFRVSLEASEDGPGALLIALDGTAYHSSHTIHCPQCTVAKHHNGQTSYSHTVITPVIVAPTLSRVIPLAPEFIVPQDGHDKQDCETAAASRWLAASAGRYRDQHVTVLGDDLYSRQPLCEQILAAGLHFLLVCKPSSHPTLYEEVEGLARAGGVTTHEITRRKGKQTLTDTYRFASELPLRAGLDALCVHWLELTTTDAGGQTIYHNAWVTRHTIHPGNVAALAAAARARWGIENGANNTLKTKGYHFEHNFGHGKKHLSSLLATLNLLAFLLHTVQEMTSHKYRLLRASLPTRQTFFDDIRALTRYLCFESFEALLDFMLKGLEIDAPDSS; encoded by the coding sequence ATGCGGGCGGCCCCTGACAAACGGACCGGGAAGAACTGCGTCTATACCATGGAAGATGCGGCGCTGGCGGCCTTTGCCGTGTTCACCACGCAAAGCCCGTCGTTTCTGGCCTATCAGAGGACGATGGAGCAGACCCGTGGCCAAAGCAATGCCCAGACGCTCTTTGGCATGAGCCAGATCCCGACGGACAATTGTGTGCGCACGATGCTCGATCCCGTGGCGCCTTCTCACCTGTTCCCGCTCTTTACGCAGATATTTGAGGCCCTGAACGCCGGCGGTCACATCGATCCCTTTCGGGTGTCCCTCGAGGCCTCTGAAGACGGTCCGGGCGCGCTACTCATCGCCCTGGATGGGACGGCTTATCACTCCTCCCACACCATCCATTGCCCACAATGTACGGTAGCCAAGCATCACAATGGCCAAACCAGCTACTCCCATACCGTGATCACACCAGTGATCGTGGCCCCGACTTTAAGTCGGGTGATCCCCCTGGCGCCCGAGTTTATTGTCCCGCAGGACGGCCACGACAAGCAGGATTGTGAAACCGCCGCCGCCAGCCGCTGGCTTGCGGCCAGCGCCGGCCGCTACCGGGATCAGCACGTCACCGTGCTCGGCGACGACCTCTACAGCCGTCAACCCCTGTGCGAGCAGATCCTGGCGGCGGGGTTACACTTCCTCCTGGTCTGCAAACCGAGCTCGCACCCCACACTGTATGAGGAGGTCGAGGGCCTCGCGCGCGCGGGGGGCGTGACCACCCATGAGATCACGCGCCGCAAGGGTAAGCAGACCTTGACCGACACCTACCGCTTCGCTTCGGAGCTGCCCTTGCGCGCCGGCTTGGATGCGCTGTGTGTCCACTGGCTGGAGCTCACCACCACCGATGCCGGGGGCCAAACGATTTACCACAACGCCTGGGTCACGCGGCACACGATCCACCCAGGGAACGTCGCCGCCCTCGCGGCCGCCGCCCGGGCGCGCTGGGGCATCGAGAACGGCGCCAACAACACCTTAAAGACCAAGGGCTACCACTTCGAACACAACTTCGGGCACGGCAAGAAGCACCTCTCGTCGCTCTTGGCGACCTTGAACCTCCTCGCCTTCCTGCTGCATACCGTGCAGGAGATGACCAGTCACAAATACCGCTTGCTCCGCGCAAGCCTCCCCACCCGTCAGACCTTTTTTGATGATATCCGGGCCTTGACGCGGTATCTGTGCTTCGAGAGCTTCGAGGCCTTGCTCGACTTCATGTTGAAAGGCCTCGAAATCGACGCCCCCGACAGCAGTTGA
- a CDS encoding DUF4338 domain-containing protein — MEDIRFCGQVLEAQQRSLIVALAKRYGGLSRHELAQTVCELLDWHRPNGHPKTIECRALLERMQEAGLIGLAPLRPGRPQGARTTVPAGPDPQSAPLDAPLATLQPIRLQRVETPADRTLWRTLIERHHPLGHRVPFGAHLRYLIQATSKSPTVLGCLQFSSPAWRLKGRDQWIGWDDATRARCLQQIICNSRFLILPHVRVPNLASHVLALALRTVTIDWTAAYGVKPLLAETLVDPTRFTGHCYLAANWIDVGLTTGRGRADRQHTRHGASPKRIWLYPLVPDVRQRLTQTP; from the coding sequence ATGGAGGACATCCGCTTTTGTGGTCAGGTACTCGAGGCGCAGCAACGATCGCTGATCGTGGCCTTGGCGAAGCGCTATGGGGGCTTAAGCCGCCATGAGTTGGCGCAGACGGTGTGCGAACTCCTCGACTGGCACCGCCCCAACGGACACCCGAAGACGATCGAATGCCGGGCACTGCTTGAGCGGATGCAGGAGGCGGGGCTGATTGGTCTCGCCCCGTTGCGGCCCGGGCGTCCGCAAGGCGCTCGCACTACGGTTCCGGCCGGCCCGGACCCACAGTCAGCCCCGCTCGACGCGCCGCTTGCCACCCTGCAGCCGATCCGACTGCAGCGCGTGGAAACACCCGCAGACCGGACGCTCTGGCGCACGTTGATCGAGCGCCATCATCCCCTCGGCCATCGCGTGCCCTTTGGTGCCCATCTCCGCTACCTGATCCAGGCCACATCCAAAAGCCCCACGGTCCTGGGCTGCCTGCAGTTCTCTTCGCCCGCCTGGCGCCTTAAGGGACGCGATCAGTGGATCGGCTGGGACGATGCCACCCGGGCCCGGTGCCTCCAGCAGATTATCTGTAACTCCCGCTTCCTGATCTTGCCCCACGTGCGGGTTCCCAACCTCGCGAGCCACGTGCTGGCGCTCGCGTTACGCACCGTCACCATCGATTGGACGGCCGCCTACGGCGTTAAGCCCCTCCTGGCCGAGACCCTCGTCGATCCGACCCGTTTTACGGGACATTGCTATCTCGCTGCCAACTGGATCGACGTGGGTCTTACCACCGGCCGCGGCCGCGCAGACCGCCAACACACACGCCATGGGGCAAGCCCCAAGCGGATATGGCTCTATCCGCTCGTACCCGACGTCCGGCAGAGACTCACGCAAACCCCGTAG
- a CDS encoding DDE-type integrase/transposase/recombinase, which produces MIVTLKTQGLQTLEHIRAFLEGTQPLGFEAPAREVTYEWIVAELRRLRYTRQGKADKGLVRRYLEKVSGLSRAQMTRLIQQFRDTGRIRDRRGPPAKPFARRYTPADVRLLAELDALHGALSGPATRKLCERAYEVFDDARYERLARISNGHLYNLRQSQTYRRVRGAVDKTHPVKVNIGERRKPRPEGRPGFLRVDSVHQGDLDGIKGLYHINLVDEVSQFQFVGSVERISEHFLLPVLEALIEAFPFVVLGFHADNGSEYINTRVVALLEKLRIEQFTKSRARRTNDNALVESKNGSVVRKHLGYAHIPGRFASQVNAFTQGVLSPYLNFHRPCFFPTEAVDDKGRVRKRYRYEDMMTPYDKLKSLPEAHQYLKPGITFKQLDAIAYAISDNEAAQRLNQARAELFRSINKAQNPAA; this is translated from the coding sequence ATGATCGTGACCCTCAAGACCCAAGGGCTCCAGACGCTGGAGCACATCCGTGCCTTCCTCGAAGGTACCCAACCCCTCGGTTTCGAGGCCCCGGCCCGCGAGGTGACCTACGAGTGGATTGTCGCCGAGCTGCGCCGCCTCCGGTACACCCGCCAGGGCAAGGCTGACAAGGGCTTGGTGCGGCGCTATCTGGAGAAGGTCTCCGGCCTGTCTCGGGCGCAAATGACCCGGCTCATCCAGCAGTTCCGCGATACCGGCCGCATCCGCGACCGCCGCGGCCCGCCCGCCAAGCCCTTCGCCCGCCGCTACACCCCGGCCGATGTGCGCCTGCTCGCCGAGCTCGATGCCCTGCACGGTGCCCTCTCGGGACCGGCCACCCGCAAGCTCTGCGAGCGCGCCTACGAGGTGTTCGACGATGCGCGCTACGAGCGCCTGGCCCGCATCTCCAACGGCCACCTCTACAACCTCAGACAGTCACAGACCTACCGGCGGGTGCGCGGCGCCGTGGACAAAACCCACCCGGTCAAGGTCAACATCGGCGAGCGGCGAAAGCCACGCCCCGAGGGGCGCCCCGGCTTCCTGCGGGTCGATTCCGTCCATCAGGGCGACCTCGACGGCATCAAGGGGCTCTACCACATCAACCTCGTCGACGAGGTCTCCCAGTTCCAGTTCGTTGGCTCCGTCGAGCGCATCTCGGAACACTTCCTGCTCCCGGTCCTGGAGGCCCTCATCGAGGCCTTCCCCTTCGTTGTCCTCGGCTTTCACGCCGACAACGGCTCGGAGTACATCAACACGCGCGTCGTCGCCTTGCTGGAGAAGCTGCGCATCGAGCAGTTCACCAAGTCCCGCGCCCGCAGGACCAATGACAACGCCCTGGTCGAGTCCAAAAACGGCTCGGTGGTGCGCAAGCACCTCGGCTACGCCCACATCCCCGGGCGCTTCGCAAGCCAGGTCAACGCCTTCACCCAGGGTGTGCTCTCGCCCTATCTCAACTTCCACCGGCCCTGCTTCTTTCCCACCGAGGCGGTCGATGACAAGGGTCGGGTCCGCAAGCGCTACCGCTATGAGGACATGATGACCCCCTACGACAAGCTCAAGTCCCTGCCCGAGGCCCACCAGTACCTGAAGCCCGGCATCACCTTCAAACAGCTGGATGCAATCGCCTATGCCATCAGCGATAATGAGGCCGCCCAACGCCTCAACCAGGCCAGGGCTGAACTCTTTCGTTCCATCAACAAGGCCCAAAACCCGGCCGCCTGA
- a CDS encoding IS110 family transposase: MKVTTVGVDLAKAVFAVHGVDGRGKVVFRKALKRTQVLTFFANLEPCLIGMEACGSAHHWARQLTALGHTVKLMAPQFVKPYVRTNKNDAADAEAICEAVSRPSMRFVPIKATESQAVLALHRARQGFVKARTAQGNQIRGLLAEFGLVIPQGLSHITKYIPRILEDAENDLPDTLRALIARLTAHLGELDRQVHELEAQIQAWHRQNADSQRLAAIPGIGPITATALVASIGDAKTFANGRQLAAWLGLVPRQHSSGGKPTLLGISKRGDVYLRTLLIHGARAVTRVPAGKARTDAWLKRLLDRRHKNVAAVALANKNARTAWALLVHGRDYRPDYTSSSTPVAA; encoded by the coding sequence ATGAAGGTTACAACGGTAGGAGTGGATCTCGCAAAGGCCGTTTTTGCGGTTCACGGAGTGGATGGCCGGGGCAAGGTGGTGTTCCGGAAGGCCCTTAAGCGAACTCAGGTTCTTACGTTCTTCGCCAACTTGGAGCCCTGCTTGATCGGTATGGAGGCCTGTGGAAGCGCCCATCATTGGGCTCGGCAGCTTACGGCGTTGGGACACACGGTGAAGCTGATGGCTCCGCAGTTCGTAAAGCCCTATGTGCGGACCAACAAGAATGATGCCGCCGACGCCGAGGCGATCTGTGAAGCCGTGTCCCGTCCCAGTATGCGCTTCGTGCCCATCAAAGCCACCGAGAGTCAGGCGGTCCTGGCCCTGCATCGCGCCCGCCAGGGATTCGTCAAAGCGCGCACCGCGCAGGGGAATCAGATCCGCGGATTGCTCGCGGAGTTCGGTCTCGTGATCCCACAAGGCCTGAGCCACATCACAAAGTACATCCCGCGAATCCTGGAAGACGCCGAGAATGACCTGCCCGACACCCTGCGCGCGTTGATCGCACGCCTAACGGCCCACCTGGGTGAGCTGGACCGCCAAGTCCATGAACTCGAGGCCCAGATCCAGGCCTGGCACCGACAGAACGCAGATAGTCAGCGGCTTGCCGCGATCCCCGGCATCGGCCCGATCACGGCCACGGCCCTCGTGGCCTCGATTGGTGATGCGAAGACCTTCGCCAATGGCCGCCAACTCGCCGCTTGGCTTGGGCTCGTGCCCCGGCAGCATTCGAGCGGTGGCAAGCCCACGTTGCTTGGCATCAGCAAGCGCGGAGACGTCTATCTGCGGACACTCCTCATCCATGGTGCCCGTGCGGTGACCCGCGTCCCCGCAGGTAAGGCCCGGACGGACGCCTGGCTGAAGCGGCTACTCGACCGCCGCCACAAGAACGTCGCGGCGGTGGCGCTTGCCAATAAGAATGCGCGTACGGCGTGGGCGCTGCTCGTCCACGGGCGCGATTATCGACCAGACTACACATCATCCTCAACGCCGGTGGCCGCATAG
- a CDS encoding zinc-ribbon and DUF3426 domain-containing protein, which yields MILTQCPSCRTLFKVDSKALEACGGAVRCGQCAAVFQADVYRLEGDVIADPGRSPTRTWPLAIAALLLAGALGVQGLYAARAALARRALTRPVVEALCRAVPCDLAHPAALDRFHLRAARVTQGTGGVLRIRAQLRNAAGFRQSLPFLEVTLRSARGRVIARAHFPARVFLRHLRPTLAPGETAAVHLDLHVPARATSWQLALLAAPKR from the coding sequence ATGATCCTCACCCAATGCCCGTCGTGCCGCACCCTCTTTAAAGTCGACAGCAAGGCCTTGGAGGCCTGTGGCGGGGCGGTACGGTGCGGGCAGTGCGCGGCAGTGTTTCAGGCCGACGTCTATCGCCTGGAAGGCGATGTCATCGCCGATCCGGGGCGCTCGCCTACGCGCACGTGGCCGCTGGCCATCGCAGCCTTGCTGCTCGCCGGGGCGCTTGGCGTGCAAGGCCTGTACGCGGCGCGCGCGGCGCTTGCCCGACGGGCCCTGACGAGGCCCGTGGTCGAGGCGCTGTGCCGGGCCGTACCCTGCGACTTGGCGCACCCGGCAGCCCTCGACCGCTTTCATCTGCGCGCTGCGCGCGTGACCCAAGGGACAGGCGGCGTGCTGCGCATCCGCGCGCAACTCCGGAATGCCGCGGGCTTCCGGCAGTCCCTGCCTTTCCTGGAGGTGACATTGCGGTCGGCGCGCGGTCGCGTCATCGCACGCGCCCACTTCCCGGCACGGGTCTTCCTGCGTCACTTACGGCCCACGCTCGCGCCCGGCGAGACCGCCGCGGTGCACCTTGACCTGCACGTCCCGGCCCGGGCCACGAGCTGGCAGCTCGCGCTCCTGGCCGCCCCCAAACGATAG
- a CDS encoding 50S ribosomal protein L11 methyltransferase — translation MSVRLSCIARGVRVEALGQILEAAGARALAFEEVPGGPAFYDEGLACEPRYWPRTRIAAFFASEAQARFAQEIIAGEVEAPCREPVVDEGWEALTARDWQAFPITEGLWIYPNDEPAPPGRLAVHLDPGLAFGTGTHPTTRLCLRWLYETLREQAHPGLEVLDFGCGSGILAIAALRLGAGAAWGVDIDPLALTATWENAQRNGVGDRLRAATELARDRHPYDLVVANILAGPLIAHAPALMRATAACGRLALSGILPDQVPAVVQAFPEFALTPCEDEGWVLLHGRRP, via the coding sequence GTGAGCGTGAGGCTTTCGTGCATTGCCCGTGGTGTGCGCGTGGAGGCCTTGGGCCAGATCCTCGAGGCCGCAGGCGCGCGCGCGCTCGCCTTCGAGGAGGTCCCAGGGGGGCCGGCCTTTTACGACGAGGGCCTGGCTTGCGAGCCACGCTACTGGCCGCGCACCCGTATCGCGGCCTTCTTCGCGAGCGAGGCGCAGGCGCGTTTCGCGCAAGAGATCATAGCCGGGGAGGTCGAGGCGCCCTGCCGGGAGCCGGTGGTAGACGAGGGCTGGGAGGCGCTCACCGCGCGCGACTGGCAGGCGTTCCCCATAACGGAGGGGTTATGGATATACCCTAACGACGAGCCGGCCCCACCGGGAAGGCTGGCCGTGCATCTCGATCCGGGACTGGCGTTCGGGACCGGCACCCACCCGACGACGCGTTTATGTCTCAGGTGGCTGTACGAGACCCTCCGGGAGCAGGCACACCCGGGCCTCGAGGTCCTCGATTTCGGGTGCGGGTCGGGGATATTGGCGATCGCCGCCTTGCGCCTGGGGGCGGGCGCGGCATGGGGCGTCGACATCGACCCCCTGGCACTGACCGCGACTTGGGAGAACGCGCAGCGCAACGGCGTGGGCGACCGGTTGCGCGCCGCCACGGAGCTTGCGCGCGACCGACACCCCTATGATCTGGTGGTGGCCAACATCCTGGCCGGCCCGTTGATCGCTCATGCCCCGGCACTCATGCGCGCCACCGCCGCCTGTGGGCGGCTCGCGCTCTCCGGCATCCTCCCCGATCAGGTCCCGGCGGTGGTCCAGGCCTTTCCCGAATTCGCGCTCACCCCCTGCGAAGACGAGGGGTGGGTCCTGTTGCACGGCCGACGGCCATGA
- the accC gene encoding acetyl-CoA carboxylase biotin carboxylase subunit, which yields MIDKVVIANRGEIALRIQRACRALGIKTVALHSEADRDAKYVRLADESVCIGPAAASKSYLNIPAVISAAEVTDAVAIHPGYGFLSENADFAERVEQSGFIFIGPRPETIRLMGDKISAIRAMKEAGVPCVPGSDGPLDNDEARTLAMARDIGYPVLIKATGGGGGKGMRVVHAEGALLSSLALTRAEAKAAFNNDVVYMEKYLEKPRHVEFQVLADEHGHAVHLGERDCSLQRRHQKVIEECPAPGISREMRERIGRICVEACRRIGYRGAGTFEFLYENGQFYFIEMNTRIQVEHPVTELVTGIDIVQQQILIASGEPLRYRQEDIVMRGHAMECRINAEDAATFMPSPGRITQYHQPGGPGIRVDSHVYNNYVVPPFYDSMIGKLIAYGDTREAAMARLRIALSEMVVDGIKTNIPLHHLLLNDALFQAGPVDIHYLEERLKT from the coding sequence ATGATCGACAAGGTGGTGATCGCCAATCGCGGGGAAATCGCCCTGCGCATCCAGAGGGCCTGCCGGGCGCTCGGCATCAAGACCGTGGCGCTGCATTCGGAGGCCGACCGCGACGCCAAATACGTGCGGCTCGCCGACGAGTCGGTGTGTATCGGCCCGGCGGCCGCGTCCAAGAGCTATCTCAACATACCGGCGGTCATAAGCGCCGCCGAGGTCACGGACGCCGTGGCCATCCATCCCGGCTATGGCTTTCTGTCGGAGAATGCCGACTTCGCCGAACGCGTCGAGCAGAGTGGGTTCATTTTCATAGGACCGCGCCCGGAGACGATACGGCTCATGGGCGACAAGATCTCGGCGATCCGCGCCATGAAAGAGGCCGGGGTGCCGTGCGTGCCGGGTTCCGACGGTCCGCTCGACAACGATGAGGCGCGCACGCTCGCGATGGCGCGCGACATCGGCTATCCGGTCTTGATCAAGGCCACCGGCGGGGGCGGCGGAAAGGGAATGCGCGTGGTGCACGCCGAGGGCGCGCTTTTGAGTTCGCTGGCGCTGACCCGCGCCGAGGCCAAGGCGGCGTTCAACAACGACGTCGTCTACATGGAAAAGTATCTGGAGAAGCCCCGCCACGTCGAGTTCCAGGTACTGGCCGACGAGCATGGGCATGCCGTGCATCTTGGGGAGCGCGATTGCTCCCTGCAGCGCCGCCACCAGAAGGTGATCGAGGAGTGCCCGGCCCCGGGCATATCCCGCGAGATGCGCGAGCGTATCGGGCGGATCTGCGTCGAGGCGTGCCGGCGCATCGGCTATCGCGGCGCCGGGACCTTCGAGTTTCTCTACGAGAACGGCCAGTTCTACTTCATCGAGATGAATACGCGCATTCAGGTCGAACACCCGGTCACCGAGCTCGTGACCGGCATCGACATCGTCCAGCAGCAGATACTGATCGCCTCCGGTGAGCCCCTGCGCTACCGCCAGGAAGATATCGTGATGCGCGGGCATGCCATGGAGTGCCGTATCAACGCCGAGGACGCGGCCACCTTCATGCCATCCCCGGGCCGCATCACCCAGTACCATCAACCCGGGGGGCCCGGCATCCGCGTCGATTCGCACGTCTACAATAACTATGTCGTGCCGCCGTTCTACGACTCCATGATCGGCAAGCTGATCGCCTACGGGGACACCCGCGAGGCGGCCATGGCGCGGCTGCGTATCGCCTTGAGCGAGATGGTGGTGGACGGCATAAAGACCAACATACCGCTCCATCATCTGCTTTTGAACGACGCGCTGTTCCAGGCCGGTCCGGTCGATATCCACTACCTGGAAGAACGCCTGAAGACGTGA
- the accB gene encoding acetyl-CoA carboxylase biotin carboxyl carrier protein: protein MDIRKVKKLIEMLEASHLGEIEIKEGEESIRISRGSSAAAVPAAPVPMSAPLAPAVAPAAASAEPMAAKPMPNGHPVCSPMVGTFYRAPSPDAQPFVEVGTSVNVGDPLCIIEAMKMLNEIEADRAGVIKAVLKENGQPVEYGETLFIIE from the coding sequence GTGGACATCCGCAAAGTCAAAAAACTGATCGAAATGCTCGAGGCCTCGCACCTGGGCGAGATCGAGATCAAGGAGGGGGAGGAGTCGATCCGCATCAGCCGGGGATCCTCGGCAGCCGCCGTGCCGGCCGCCCCGGTACCGATGTCGGCCCCGCTGGCCCCGGCAGTCGCCCCGGCGGCGGCAAGTGCCGAACCGATGGCCGCGAAGCCCATGCCGAACGGGCATCCCGTGTGCTCGCCCATGGTCGGCACGTTTTATCGCGCGCCATCGCCGGATGCCCAGCCGTTCGTGGAGGTCGGCACCTCCGTGAACGTCGGGGATCCGCTGTGCATCATCGAGGCCATGAAGATGCTAAACGAGATCGAGGCCGACCGCGCCGGGGTGATCAAGGCCGTCCTCAAGGAAAATGGCCAGCCCGTCGAGTACGGCGAAACGCTGTTCATCATCGAATAA
- the aroQ gene encoding type II 3-dehydroquinate dehydratase, translating to MADLLVLNGPNLNLLGTREPRHYGTDTLAVIEGRLAALAADIGHSIAFLQSNAEHELIARIHEAATDGTRAIIFNPAAFTHTSVALRDALGAIGLPFIEVHLSNIHAREPFRNRSYFSDIAAGTISGLGALGYELALMAAISYLQPR from the coding sequence ATGGCTGATCTGCTCGTACTGAATGGTCCCAACCTCAATCTCCTCGGCACCCGCGAGCCGCGCCATTACGGCACCGACACCCTGGCCGTGATTGAGGGGCGCCTGGCGGCGCTGGCCGCCGACATCGGACACAGCATCGCGTTTTTGCAGAGCAATGCCGAACACGAGCTCATCGCGCGCATCCATGAGGCGGCCACCGACGGCACGCGCGCCATCATCTTCAATCCCGCGGCGTTTACCCATACGAGCGTCGCCCTGCGCGACGCCCTGGGGGCGATCGGGTTGCCGTTCATCGAGGTCCATCTCTCAAACATCCACGCCCGCGAGCCGTTCCGCAACCGATCCTACTTCTCGGATATCGCCGCCGGCACGATCAGCGGGCTCGGCGCCTTGGGTTATGAGCTGGCCCTGATGGCGGCCATTTCCTACTTGCAACCTAGGTAA